The nucleotide sequence GCATTATCTATTGTGTAATCAGGAGCTGGTCCTATATGACTATTCCAAGTTATTGGAATTCTCACAGTATTAAATCCGGCTTGCTTAATTTTTGTAATCATGGATTTGGTTGTTTTAGGATTTCCCCAATCTGTTTCGTTAAAAGGTGAATCTAATGAGTTACCTAAATCTAAGCCAACCTTCATATTTTTAACAATCTGTAAAGATGTTATTTTTTTTGTTTTCGTTTTTGTGTTATTAGTAGCTACAACTGTATTAAGATTTAAAGTTAAATATGTTCCAAGTAAAGTTAATGCCAAAAACAAAATTTTGACTTTCGAAAATAAACGTCTAAACAATGTGTTACCTCCTTAATATAGAAGTAATAATAAATGATAATATTATTACTTTAACAGATATATTATACTTTATATTCTTAATTTTGTATACGTTGTATACATTAAATTTAATATAATTTAATATAATAAAGAGGTATATTAATAAAAAGCTTGAAATATATAAAATAAGGAGAATAATTCTATATAATTAGAATTATATGATGATTTTGCATATATAAAATTGTTGATATATTGTGCTATGTATGATATGTATATTCAATATAATTCCAATAATTACATTTTACTACTCAACAAAAATAGGAGAATATCTTATATTCTCCTATTTTGTATTCTATCTAGCTGAGTTAACTATTGTTCTTACGAGTTTTGGAAAAACCCATGTTAGATTATTTCTATCTAATATACCGTAATTATCGTCTCCAACAGCAGATTTGCCATTATCCCACCATACTGTGGTTATTCCTTTTTTTCTTGCGTCTGAAACATAAAATTTTGCTAATGATGCTCTTGAACTTTCGTTATTTTTATTAATTGAACCAAATTCGCCTATAACTACAGGCTGACCATTTTTTACGAATTTATTGTAAATTGCATTAAGTTGGCCATCGAGCGCATCCTTATCTGCTTCTCCTCCCCAATGGGAAGTTCCTTTAGGATCCATTGCAAAACTATATGGAGCATACATGTGTAGTGAAACTATTACTCTTTTATCGTTGTTTGGTATAACTAAATCATTCATAGCAGCAGTTGCTGTAGAAGCTGCGTAAGTTGGAACCATAATAAATCTAGATGAGTTATTTGAACCAGTACTTCTTATAGTATTTACAGCAGTTAAATTGAATTTATTAATTACATCACGAGATTCAGCAGTTCCACCATTCCATTCTTCAGGTGAACCAACTATTCTAGGTTCGTTTAATGTTTCAAAAATTAAATGACTATCATAGTCTTTAAAACGATTTGCAATTTGTCCCCAAACCTTTGTGAGTTCATCAGTTGATGCAGCTTCTTTATTGTAAGTTGGTATAATCCAAGAAGTATCATGATGAGTATTTAATATAGCATACATATGATCTTGGATTACATAATTAACTACTTCTTGAACTCTATTAAGCCAAGCTTGATCAATAGTGTAGCTAGGACCAGCACCTATGTGGCTACTCCAAGATACAGGTATTCTTACAGTATTAAAGCCAGCTTCTTTAATTTTGTCAATCATTGCCTTTGTAGTTTTAGGATTTCCCCAACCTGTTTCATCTGGAGAAGCATCCAAAGTGTTTCCTAGATTCCAACCAACCTTCATATCATTAACAATTTGTTGTGATGTCATATCATGTGGATTTACAGTTGCGGCACATGCACTATAAGCTCCTGATAAAGATGTTCCTAGAAAAGCAAATGTTAGAAGTGAAATTTTTGCTTTTGAAAATAAATTTTTAAACATAGTATATAGCCTCCTTGATAAAAGTAATAAATAAAATTTACTTTGTTTACAGATATATTATACTGTATATTTTGGGAGTTGTATACATAGGATAACCAATACATTTGCCAATATAAGCTGATTAGATTTGAAAATATGAAGAATATTGTTAAAAGATAGTTTTTTTTAGAATTATCAAAGAATAACGAATAAATATGATTTATTATGTGTGTAAAAATAGAAATTTACATAATTTTATTTATGAAATAAAAAAAAGCAACCTATAATAGGTTGCTTTTTAGTATTAAGCTCTGTTTACTGAACCAAATAAAACCATTTTTTCTTTTACTTTAGCTTTTATTGCTTCAAAACCAGGAGCTAATAATTTACGTGGATCAAAGCCTTTTCCTTGCTTATCTTTTCCTTCTTCAATATATTTACGAGTAGCTTCTGCAAATACTAATTGGCATTCAGTATTAACATTGATTTTTGCAACGCCAAGTGATATAGCTTTTGCAATCATATCATCAGGAATTCCAGTACCACCGTGTAAAACAAGAGGCATAGTTCCTACTGCATTTTTTATGTCTTCTAATACGTCAAATCTTAATCCAGCCCAGTTTGCAGGATATACACCATGTATATTTCCGATTCCAGCAGCGAGTATATCAACGCCTAAATCAGCTATTTTTTTGCACTCAGCAGGATCTGCAACTTCACCGCTTCCAACGACTCCATCTTCTTCTCCACCTATGGCACCAACTTCTGCTTCAACAGAAAGTCCTTTTGCATTAGCAGCTTTTATAACTTCTTTTGTCTTTTCTATATTTTCAGCTATATCATAGTGTGAACCATCGAACATTACTGAAGAAAATCCAGCTTCGATTACTTTAAAAGCACCTTCATAGCTACCATGATCTAAGTGTAATGCAACTGGAACTGTTATATTTAAATCTTTCATTAATCCGTTAACCATTCCAACTACAGCGTGATAACCACCCATATATTTTCCTGCTCCTTCAGATACACCTAAAATTACAGGAGATTTGTTTTCCTGAGCAGTTAATAATATTGCTTTAGTCCATTCTAAGTTATTGATATTGAATTGACCAACAGCATATTTACCTTCTCTAGCTTTATCTACCATTTCTTTTGCTGATACTAACATAACTTTACCTCCAAAAATAAATATTTTTTAGAGAAAATAATATTTGAAAAATTTCTCTTTACTAAAGTTATTATAATCTAAAATTGTTAAAAAGAAAACAAAAATTTTTAGTTACAAATAAGAATACTGTATTATATAGGACAAATTTCGTTGAGTTCTACAGGATTATCGTTTAAATTTAAATATATCGGCTGTACTATAATTAAAAATTTAACAACTTGTATTTTTTTATAAACAATAATATGTATAGTATTGCTTGAAAATTTAAAAATTATAAAGATAAGATAGAAAAAAATATACAAATTCTTTTTACTAGTTGTCTAATCTAACATATGAATATGAGCTTAAAGAGGATGTATTAGTTAAGTGTATAGTATTGCCTTTAAGGTAGGTTACTTTAAATTTTATAACTTTACTTGCAGTTATAGGTACTTCTTGTCCATCATTTATAACCTTACTTAGTGTGAAAGTTAGAATATTATCCTTAGAATATATATAGGTTCCTGTAATAACATTCTTTTCATCAGCGCTTTGTTTGTAAATTTTGAAAGAGCTATCATTGTTTAATACTAGTCTCTTATCAGTAGTGCTGTTGCTGTTTTTAATTCCCCAGGAACCGTTTAAATCTTTTATATTTATATTTTTAGTGTCGGGATTAGGAGAAGCTTTCTTATATACTTTAAGTGTTTTAAACATGTTCATAATCATATCTCTATAGTTATATTTTTTATAGCTATCATCAGAAGCCTCAAATTTAAATTCATATTGATAATCTCCATTTATAACTACTAAGGTGTCGGAATCTATAATTGAATTATCAGCTCGAACCCTGCTGTGAACAACGGCGTATTTCTTATTTTCTACTTTTATGTAGCTAGTTGAAGTACTGCCTTCAATGGAATTCTTCTTATATGTATTTTCAAGGGCAGAAATGTACTCATCTTCTGTTAGATTTTCTGAATAACTATTACATTTTAGACCACCGACTAAGGCATCTGTATTTTTTTTCTTTAAGGCAATTGCATTTTGA is from Clostridium acetobutylicum ATCC 824 and encodes:
- the fba gene encoding class II fructose-1,6-bisphosphate aldolase; the encoded protein is MLVSAKEMVDKAREGKYAVGQFNINNLEWTKAILLTAQENKSPVILGVSEGAGKYMGGYHAVVGMVNGLMKDLNITVPVALHLDHGSYEGAFKVIEAGFSSVMFDGSHYDIAENIEKTKEVIKAANAKGLSVEAEVGAIGGEEDGVVGSGEVADPAECKKIADLGVDILAAGIGNIHGVYPANWAGLRFDVLEDIKNAVGTMPLVLHGGTGIPDDMIAKAISLGVAKINVNTECQLVFAEATRKYIEEGKDKQGKGFDPRKLLAPGFEAIKAKVKEKMVLFGSVNRA
- a CDS encoding glycoside hydrolase family 5 protein is translated as MFKNLFSKAKISLLTFAFLGTSLSGAYSACAATVNPHDMTSQQIVNDMKVGWNLGNTLDASPDETGWGNPKTTKAMIDKIKEAGFNTVRIPVSWSSHIGAGPSYTIDQAWLNRVQEVVNYVIQDHMYAILNTHHDTSWIIPTYNKEAASTDELTKVWGQIANRFKDYDSHLIFETLNEPRIVGSPEEWNGGTAESRDVINKFNLTAVNTIRSTGSNNSSRFIMVPTYAASTATAAMNDLVIPNNDKRVIVSLHMYAPYSFAMDPKGTSHWGGEADKDALDGQLNAIYNKFVKNGQPVVIGEFGSINKNNESSRASLAKFYVSDARKKGITTVWWDNGKSAVGDDNYGILDRNNLTWVFPKLVRTIVNSAR